A window of the Brassica oleracea var. oleracea cultivar TO1000 chromosome C1, BOL, whole genome shotgun sequence genome harbors these coding sequences:
- the LOC106341729 gene encoding DNA-directed RNA polymerases I and III subunit rpac1, whose translation MTTKGEKRIVSEEDKIFAKNFNIMDHPDIPTGLPPHLQLQRTRVLCKNDAPIHTASVSYSGAYNAVGVDNSVKLENFSENFKVDVIEISKDGMELTFDMIGIDAAIANAFRRILLAELPTMAFEKVFIANNTSIVQDEVLAQRMGLVPIAADPKLFEYLSENDQPNEKNTIVFKLHAKCAKGEGRKKVLTEQLIWLPNGSELVKESGDSNSKPKTYTSFSRSQKESFPEFADNPITPSYPDILIAKLGPGHEIELEAHAVKGIGKTHAKWSPVATAWYRMLPEVILLGEVEDEDAERLVKACPENVFDIEDMGNGRKRATVARPRDCTLCRQCVRQNYGEEVNKGVEEKEWIENVSLRRVKNHFIFKIESTGSLPPDVLFTEAVKILEDKCERVIANLS comes from the exons ATGACTACCAAAGGAGAAAAGAGGATAGTGAGCGAAGAAGACAAGATATTCGCCAAGAATTTCAACATAATGGATCACCCCGACATCCCTACCGGACTTCCTCCGCATCTGCAACTCCAGCGAACTCGTGTCCTCTGTAAAAACGACGCTCCTATTCAT ACGGCGAGTGTCAGTTACTCGGGTGCCTATAACGCCGTGGGAGTGGACAACAGTGTGAAACTTGAAAACTTCTCTGAGAATTTCAAAGTTGATGTCATTGAAATTTCAAAAGATGGCATGGAATTGACATTTGATATGATCGGTATAGATGCAGCAATCGCCAATGCCTTCAGAAGGATCCTTCTAGCTGAG CTTCCTACGATGGCTTTTGAAAAAGTGTTTATAGCAAACAACACATCTATTGTTCAAGATGAAGTTCTTGCTCAGAGGATGGGTCTTGTTCCTATTGCTGCAGACCCCAAGCTCTTCGAGTACTTATCTG AGAACGACCAGCCAAATGAAAAGAACACCATTGTCTTCAAACTCCATGCGAAATGTGCAAAAGGTGAAGGACGTAAGAAAG TTTTGACGGAGCAATTGATTTGGTTACCTAATGGAAGTGAGTTGGTTAAAGAATCAGGAGATTCGAACTCAAAGCCTAAAACTTACACTTCCTTCAGCCGCAGCCAAAAAGAGTCCTTCCCGGAATTCGCTGATAATCCTATCACTCCGAGCTATCCTGACATACTGATCGCAAAGCTCGGCCCTGGTCAC GAGATTGAGCTGGAGGCTCATGCGGTTAAGGGCATTGGTAAAACACATGCAAAGTGGTCACCGGTAGCCACGGCTTGGTATCGAATGCTTCCTGAG GTTATTCTACTAGGGGAAGTTGAGGATGAAGATGCTGAACGACTCGTAAAAGCCTGCCCGGAGAATGTTTTTGACATTGAAGACATGGGCAATG GTAGGAAGAGGGCAACAGTAGCACGGCCACGTGATTGCACGTTGTGTAGGCAATGCGTGAGGCAAAATTATGGAGAGGAAGTAAACAAAGGAGTAGAAGAAAAAGAATGGATAGAGAATGTGTCTCTTCGACGTGTCAAGAACCATTTTATAT TTAAGATTGAGTCTACTGGATCATTGCCTCCGGATGTTCTCTTCACTGAAGCTGTCAAGATATTGGAAGATAAATGTGAACGTGTTATCGCTAACCTCTCCTGA
- the LOC106312722 gene encoding inactive leucine-rich repeat receptor-like serine/threonine-protein kinase At1g60630 gives MVSSSSCFYMFFLVMITFYMVSPVRSSDVETLLSLKSSIDPSNSIPWRGTDLCNWEGVKECINGTRVSKLVLENMNLTGSLDEKRMNQLDQLRVLSFKGNSLSASVPNLSGLVNLKSLFLNDNNFSGEFPESLTSLHRLKTIVLAGNRLSGQIPSSLLHLSRLYTLHLQDNLFSGSVPPLNQTTLRFFNVSNNQLSGRIPLTQALKQFNESSFTGNIALCGDRIQNSSCTRVSSKPSAITAMPIANKTKLTGIIVGSISGGIVILLLALLLLIRRKKLTKSKREECISKAVGESDRATEGDRRNNKRFSWEKGSDEEGSSVGTLVFLGRGEPDVTAVRYSMDDLLKASAETLGRGTIGSTYKAVMESGFIVTVKRLKDAAGFTRMEEFKRHVEILGRLKHPNLVPLRAYFQAKEECLLVYDYFPNGSLFSLIHGSRVSGSGKPLHWTSCLKIAEDLAMGLVYIHQNPSLVHGNLKSSNVLLGPDFESCLTDYGLRDLHDPQDTSASSLFYKAPECRDSRKATTQPSDVYSFGVLLLELLTGKTSSFHEHGSDISRWVRVVREADTESGEELNSSEEKLEALLSIATACVAIQPEKRPAMREVLKMVKDARAEAVVFSSYSSDYSPGSGRIRFRACQGRII, from the exons ATGGTCTCTTCTTCTTCTTGTTTCTATATGTTCTTCTTAGTAATGATTACTTTCTACATGGTTTCACCGGTGAGATCAAGCGACGTTGAAACTCTACTGAGTTTGAAATCATCCATTGATCCATCAAACTCAATTCCATGGCGAGGAACAGATCTTTGCAACTGGGAAGGTGTCAAAGAATGCATTAACGGAACAAGAGTCTCAAAGCTTGTTCTTGAGAATATGAACCTCACTGGCTCACTCGACGAGAAGAGAATGAACCAATTAGACCAGCTTAGAGTCCTTAGTTTCAAAGGCAACTCTCTCTCTGCCTCAGTCCCTAACCTCTCTGGTTTGGTCAACCTCAAGTCTCTTTTCCTCAACGACAACAACTTCTCCGGCGAGTTCCCTGAATCACTGACGTCTCTCCACCGACTCAAAACCATTGTCCTTGCCGGAAACAGGCTTTCCGGACAGATCCCAAGCTCGCTGCTCCATCTCTCACGCCTTTACACGCTTCACCTTCAGGACAATCTCTTCTCCGGCTCCGTTCCTCCTCTCAACCAAACAACTCTGAGATTCTTTAACGTCTCTAACAATCAGCTCTCTGGCCGAATCCCACTGACGCAAGCCCTGAAGCAGTTCAATGAGTCGTCTTTTACAGGAAACATAGCTCTATGCGGAGATCGGATTCAAAACTCCTCATGCACAAGAGTCTCTTCCAAACCTTCGGCAATTACAGCCATGCCTATAGCCAACAAAACAAAGCTAACTGGAATCATTGTCGGAAGCATCAGTGGGGGTATTGTGATACTTCTCCTAGCATTGCTTCTTCTGATACGAAGAAAGAAGCTAACCAAATCCAAGAGAGAAGAGTGCATAAGCAAAGCAGTGGGAGAGTCAGACAGAGCAACAGAAGGTGACAGGAGAAACAACAAAAGGTTCTCATGGGAGAAAGGAAGTGATGAAGAAGGATCATCAGTGGGGACTCTGGTTTTCTTGGGGAGAGGTGAACCAGACGTCACGGCGGTGAGATACAGCATGGATGATTTACTCAAAGCTTCAGCTGAAACGTTGGGAAGAGGAACGATAGGGAGCACTTACAAGGCGGTGATGGAGTCTGGTTTCATCGTGACTGTCAAGAGGCTTAAGGACGCAGCAGGGTTTACTCGGATGGAGGAGTTCAAGAGACACGTTGAGATCCTTGGGAGGCTCAAGCACCCTAACTTGGTGCCTCTCAGAGCCTACTTCCAAGCCAAAGAAGAATGCTTGCTCGTCTACGATTACTTCCCCAATGGAAGTCTCTTCTCTCTTATCCATG GAAGTAGAGTTTCTGGGAGTGGGAAGCCTCTTCACTGGACATCATGTCTTAAAATAGCTGAGGATTTGGCAATGGGTCTTGTCTACATTCATCAGAATCCGAGCTTAGTTCATGGGAACTTGAAATCATCCAATGTTCTGTTAGGTCCTGACTTTGAGTCCTGCCTCACGGACTACGGTCTGAGAGATCTCCATGATCCTCAAGACACAAGTGCTTCCTCTCTCTTCTACAAAGCTCCTGAGTGCAGAGACTCACGCAAGGCAACGACACAACCCTCTGATGTCTACAGCTTTGGGGTCCTCCTTCTAGAGCTTCTAACAGGTAAAACTTCATCATTCCATGAACACGGGTCTGATATCTCCAGATGGGTGCGCGTGGTGAGAGAGGCAGATACTGAATCCGGCGAGGAGCTGAATTCTTCTGAGGAGAAACTTGAAGCTCTTTTGAGCATTGCGACGGCTTGCGTGGCTATTCAGCCTGAAAAGCGGCCTGCGATGAGAGAGGTGTTGAAGATGGTGAAGGATGCAAGAGCCGAAGCAGTAGTGTTTTCATCTTACAGCAGTGATTATTCACCTGGGAGTGGTCGGATACGGTTCAGAGCTTGCCAAGGGAGGATCATATGA
- the LOC106312731 gene encoding retrotransposon-like protein 1 isoform X2 yields MIKRRFYKLEHGDKDSGSDSSCFSSDSDPESEEEESEQSQSEDAVAEGSEDDDDSVSEGGEEEDDSPAADVEDDDEDSDGDAYRGRYEKTSMQYGLEEPPEEEEDNYILGCMIKCKSVYKCRYCPNTICLNERTMQEHVSSKNHARSEKLMKEAKLGTDDEDVDDPETPSQKQIKGNRRSQRKGKRSQKQGKLRTEVDNPETPSQEKQVKGNRKSRRQGMISQKQEQGSSITDGEKAHATAKTRKKMRQTKD; encoded by the exons ATGATAAAGAGGCGGTTTTACAAGCTTGAGCATGGTGATAAGGACAGTGGATCCGACTCCTCTTGCTTCTCTTCTGATTCCGATCCTGAATCTGAAGAAGAAGAGTCAGAGCAATCCCAATCCGAAGATGCCGTTGCAGAAGGTTCTGAAGACGATGATGATTCCGTCTCAGAGGGTGGAGAAGAAGAAGATGACTCCCCAG CTGCTGATGTTGAAGACGATGATGAAGACTCTGATGGTGATGCCTATCGAGGGAGATATGAGAAGACGTCGATGCAATACGGTTTGGAAGAACCACCGGAAGAAGAGGAAGATAACTATATTCTGGGTTGTATGATTAAGTGCAAATCGGTTTACAAGTGCAGATATTGCCCAAACACCATTTGTTTGAACGAGAGGACTATGCAAGAGCATGTTTCATCCAAG AATCATGCTCGTTCTGAGAAATTAATGAAAGAAGCGAAGCTTGGAACTGATGATGAAGATGTTGATGATCCAGAGACGCCATCTCAG AAGCAGATAAAAGGGAACAGAAGATCACAAAGAAAGGGTAAGAGATCTCAAAAACAAGGAAAGCTCAGAACCGAAGTGGATAACCCAGAGACGCCATCTCAG GAGAAGCAGGTAAAGGGAAACAGAAAATCACGAAGACAGGGTATGATATCACAAAAACAGGAACAG GGTTCGTCTATCACGGATGGAGAAAAAGCACATGCGACGGCTAAAACTAGAAAGAAAATGCGCCAAACTAAGGATTGA
- the LOC106312731 gene encoding pheromone-processing carboxypeptidase KEX1 isoform X4, with protein MIKRRFYKLEHGDKDSGSDSSCFSSDSDPESEEEESEQSQSEDAVAEGSEDDDDSVSEGGEEEDDSPDDDEDSDGDAYRGRYEKTSMQYGLEEPPEEEEDNYILGCMIKCKSVYKCRYCPNTICLNERTMQEHVSSKNHARSEKLMKEAKLGTDDEDVDDPETPSQEKQIKGNRRSQRKGKRSQKQGKLRTEVDNPETPSQEKQVKGNRKSRRQGMISQKQEQGSSITDGEKAHATAKTRKKMRQTKD; from the exons ATGATAAAGAGGCGGTTTTACAAGCTTGAGCATGGTGATAAGGACAGTGGATCCGACTCCTCTTGCTTCTCTTCTGATTCCGATCCTGAATCTGAAGAAGAAGAGTCAGAGCAATCCCAATCCGAAGATGCCGTTGCAGAAGGTTCTGAAGACGATGATGATTCCGTCTCAGAGGGTGGAGAAGAAGAAGATGACTCCCCAG ACGATGATGAAGACTCTGATGGTGATGCCTATCGAGGGAGATATGAGAAGACGTCGATGCAATACGGTTTGGAAGAACCACCGGAAGAAGAGGAAGATAACTATATTCTGGGTTGTATGATTAAGTGCAAATCGGTTTACAAGTGCAGATATTGCCCAAACACCATTTGTTTGAACGAGAGGACTATGCAAGAGCATGTTTCATCCAAG AATCATGCTCGTTCTGAGAAATTAATGAAAGAAGCGAAGCTTGGAACTGATGATGAAGATGTTGATGATCCAGAGACGCCATCTCAG GAGAAGCAGATAAAAGGGAACAGAAGATCACAAAGAAAGGGTAAGAGATCTCAAAAACAAGGAAAGCTCAGAACCGAAGTGGATAACCCAGAGACGCCATCTCAG GAGAAGCAGGTAAAGGGAAACAGAAAATCACGAAGACAGGGTATGATATCACAAAAACAGGAACAG GGTTCGTCTATCACGGATGGAGAAAAAGCACATGCGACGGCTAAAACTAGAAAGAAAATGCGCCAAACTAAGGATTGA
- the LOC106312731 gene encoding myelin transcription factor 1-like protein isoform X5, which produces MIKRRFYKLEHGDKDSGSDSSCFSSDSDPESEEEESEQSQSEDAVAEGSEDDDDSVSEGGEEEDDSPAADVEDDDEDSDGDAYRGRYEKTSMQYGLEEPPEEEEDNYILGCMIKCKSVYKCRYCPNTICLNERTMQEHVSSKNHARSEKLMKEAKLGTDDEDVDDPETPSQEKQVKGNRKSRRQGMISQKQEQGSSITDGEKAHATAKTRKKMRQTKD; this is translated from the exons ATGATAAAGAGGCGGTTTTACAAGCTTGAGCATGGTGATAAGGACAGTGGATCCGACTCCTCTTGCTTCTCTTCTGATTCCGATCCTGAATCTGAAGAAGAAGAGTCAGAGCAATCCCAATCCGAAGATGCCGTTGCAGAAGGTTCTGAAGACGATGATGATTCCGTCTCAGAGGGTGGAGAAGAAGAAGATGACTCCCCAG CTGCTGATGTTGAAGACGATGATGAAGACTCTGATGGTGATGCCTATCGAGGGAGATATGAGAAGACGTCGATGCAATACGGTTTGGAAGAACCACCGGAAGAAGAGGAAGATAACTATATTCTGGGTTGTATGATTAAGTGCAAATCGGTTTACAAGTGCAGATATTGCCCAAACACCATTTGTTTGAACGAGAGGACTATGCAAGAGCATGTTTCATCCAAG AATCATGCTCGTTCTGAGAAATTAATGAAAGAAGCGAAGCTTGGAACTGATGATGAAGATGTTGATGATCCAGAGACGCCATCTCAG GAGAAGCAGGTAAAGGGAAACAGAAAATCACGAAGACAGGGTATGATATCACAAAAACAGGAACAG GGTTCGTCTATCACGGATGGAGAAAAAGCACATGCGACGGCTAAAACTAGAAAGAAAATGCGCCAAACTAAGGATTGA
- the LOC106312731 gene encoding retrotransposon-like protein 1 isoform X3 — translation MIKRRFYKLEHGDKDSGSDSSCFSSDSDPESEEEESEQSQSEDAVAEGSEDDDDSVSEGGEEEDDSPAADVEDDDEDSDGDAYRGRYEKTSMQYGLEEPPEEEEDNYILGCMIKCKSVYKCRYCPNTICLNERTMQEHVSSKNHARSEKLMKEAKLGTDDEDVDDPETPSQIKGNRRSQRKGKRSQKQGKLRTEVDNPETPSQEKQVKGNRKSRRQGMISQKQEQGSSITDGEKAHATAKTRKKMRQTKD, via the exons ATGATAAAGAGGCGGTTTTACAAGCTTGAGCATGGTGATAAGGACAGTGGATCCGACTCCTCTTGCTTCTCTTCTGATTCCGATCCTGAATCTGAAGAAGAAGAGTCAGAGCAATCCCAATCCGAAGATGCCGTTGCAGAAGGTTCTGAAGACGATGATGATTCCGTCTCAGAGGGTGGAGAAGAAGAAGATGACTCCCCAG CTGCTGATGTTGAAGACGATGATGAAGACTCTGATGGTGATGCCTATCGAGGGAGATATGAGAAGACGTCGATGCAATACGGTTTGGAAGAACCACCGGAAGAAGAGGAAGATAACTATATTCTGGGTTGTATGATTAAGTGCAAATCGGTTTACAAGTGCAGATATTGCCCAAACACCATTTGTTTGAACGAGAGGACTATGCAAGAGCATGTTTCATCCAAG AATCATGCTCGTTCTGAGAAATTAATGAAAGAAGCGAAGCTTGGAACTGATGATGAAGATGTTGATGATCCAGAGACGCCATCTCAG ATAAAAGGGAACAGAAGATCACAAAGAAAGGGTAAGAGATCTCAAAAACAAGGAAAGCTCAGAACCGAAGTGGATAACCCAGAGACGCCATCTCAG GAGAAGCAGGTAAAGGGAAACAGAAAATCACGAAGACAGGGTATGATATCACAAAAACAGGAACAG GGTTCGTCTATCACGGATGGAGAAAAAGCACATGCGACGGCTAAAACTAGAAAGAAAATGCGCCAAACTAAGGATTGA
- the LOC106312731 gene encoding retrotransposon-like protein 1 isoform X1, with protein sequence MIKRRFYKLEHGDKDSGSDSSCFSSDSDPESEEEESEQSQSEDAVAEGSEDDDDSVSEGGEEEDDSPAADVEDDDEDSDGDAYRGRYEKTSMQYGLEEPPEEEEDNYILGCMIKCKSVYKCRYCPNTICLNERTMQEHVSSKNHARSEKLMKEAKLGTDDEDVDDPETPSQEKQIKGNRRSQRKGKRSQKQGKLRTEVDNPETPSQEKQVKGNRKSRRQGMISQKQEQGSSITDGEKAHATAKTRKKMRQTKD encoded by the exons ATGATAAAGAGGCGGTTTTACAAGCTTGAGCATGGTGATAAGGACAGTGGATCCGACTCCTCTTGCTTCTCTTCTGATTCCGATCCTGAATCTGAAGAAGAAGAGTCAGAGCAATCCCAATCCGAAGATGCCGTTGCAGAAGGTTCTGAAGACGATGATGATTCCGTCTCAGAGGGTGGAGAAGAAGAAGATGACTCCCCAG CTGCTGATGTTGAAGACGATGATGAAGACTCTGATGGTGATGCCTATCGAGGGAGATATGAGAAGACGTCGATGCAATACGGTTTGGAAGAACCACCGGAAGAAGAGGAAGATAACTATATTCTGGGTTGTATGATTAAGTGCAAATCGGTTTACAAGTGCAGATATTGCCCAAACACCATTTGTTTGAACGAGAGGACTATGCAAGAGCATGTTTCATCCAAG AATCATGCTCGTTCTGAGAAATTAATGAAAGAAGCGAAGCTTGGAACTGATGATGAAGATGTTGATGATCCAGAGACGCCATCTCAG GAGAAGCAGATAAAAGGGAACAGAAGATCACAAAGAAAGGGTAAGAGATCTCAAAAACAAGGAAAGCTCAGAACCGAAGTGGATAACCCAGAGACGCCATCTCAG GAGAAGCAGGTAAAGGGAAACAGAAAATCACGAAGACAGGGTATGATATCACAAAAACAGGAACAG GGTTCGTCTATCACGGATGGAGAAAAAGCACATGCGACGGCTAAAACTAGAAAGAAAATGCGCCAAACTAAGGATTGA